The Kribbella amoyensis genomic sequence TTGCAGAACTCTGTTCGCCGGGACGACCCCAGACGCGATCGCCAGCGCGAGGTATCCGCGCTTCTCCCCAGGTGCCAGCCGGAGCGCCCGCAACGCCCACCGCGACGAGTCCGTCCGTCGCCGCAGCGCCGCGTACGCCACCGCCTTCTGGCCGTAGATCCGGGCCAGCCCACGCGGGCTGTTCCGGATCACGGCGTGTTTGTCGACCATGTAGTCGAGTGCCTCGATGATCACCGCCCATCGGGTGGTGAAGAAGGAGCCCGGGTGCCAGAGCACCTCGACCAGCGGCTTGCTCACCACGGCCACCTTCTCGGCGGCCAGTGCGCGCAGCATCCAGTCGTAGTCCTCGGCGTACCCGCCGGGCAGGTCCTCGTCGACCCAGCCGATCCGGTCGAACGCGGCCCGGGTCACCACGACGGTGGACGGGTGCGCCTCCATCACCCGGCGGCGGGCCAGCTCGTCCACGGTCACGTCGGCCGGCGCCGGGATCCGGATGTGGGTCTGGTCGCCGATCGTGATCCGGATCCCGCAGACCGACAGGCCCGCGTCGGACAGGGTCAGCATGGTGACCTGGCTGCGCAGCTTGTCCGGCTGCCAGCTGTCGTCGTCGTCGCAGAACGCGAGCAGCTCACCGGCCGACGCGGTCACGCCGCTGTTGCGGGCGCCGGCCAGGCCGGGGTTGCGGGTGTTGGTGACGACCCGGACCGTCCGCTCGCCGGCCTGGCCGGTGAGCGGCAGGTCGGCGCCGAGCCCGGTCTCCGGTTCGCTCTGGTCGTAGACGACGACCAGCTCGATCGGCCCGGCGTAGTCCTGGACCGCGATCGAGGTGAGGGCCTTGCGCAACAGTTCGGGCCGGTTCCGGGTCGCGACGACGACACTGACCGGCGGCGACGCGGTGCTGTGCGGGGCAGGCGGTGTGGTCATCAGGTACTCCTTCTCAGCACAGCGGGCACGAACCGGCCGCCGGTGAAAGCGAACCGGGTCAGCAACACGACTCCGTGGATGGTGGCGCCCACCTCGGCACTGCGGTGCACGGCCTGGGCCAGTGCCCGTTGCCGGGTGCGCGGGGTGACGATCAGGACGACGTGGCCGGCCAGTGCCGCGAGCACCGAACCGGGCTCGCTGGTCACGCCGCCGCCGGTGACCAGGACGGTGCTCGCCTTCGCTCGTCCTTCGGTCGCGGGTCCGGGGGACGGCACGCTGTCGGTGGCGAGCACGGTGTGGTCGACGACGCGCGCTTCCCGGCCGTGCGACCGGAGCGCGGCCGACAGCTGGTCCGCCGCGGTGCGTTCGAGGTCGGTGGGCGGGTGGTCCGGCGGCGCGACCATCACGGTGCCGGAGCCGATCCCGAGGACGCCGGTGGTGATCGGGTCCCACGCCCGCGGACTCGGCCGGCCGATCCGGTACTGCGGGACGCTGACCACCGAGCCGCCCGGGACCAGGCGGGCCACGTCGGACGGGCTGCCGAGGCGGGACGACCGGAACGCCGCGATCAGCAGGCCGGCCAGTCCGCCGAGGACGAGGCCCGCGACCGGTGGTACCAACGGGTTGTCGCGGGTCGCGGTGGTGGTACCGCCGATCCGCAGCACCTGGCCCGGGTACGCGCTGGTGGTCCGGACCTGGCGGGACTCGGTCTGCCGGGCCGCGATCTGGGCCGCTATCGCCTGCCGGCTGGCCCGCATCTCGGCGATCTTGCCGGCACTGGCCTTGCCCCGCACGACGGTCTCGTCGAGCCGCGCGTTCAGGGTGGTGATCTGCTGGCCGATCACCTCGACCCGGTCGTCGCGGCGCGCCTCGAACTCGGCCCGCCGCAGCTGCAGGTACGTCGCGGTCATCGCCGCCGCGCCCTTCTCGGCGGCGACCCGGTTGGTGGACCGATAGGTGACCTTGAGGACCTTGGTGGTCGGGACCGCGGAGATGTGCGCGTGTGCCTGGATGTTCTGCTCGCCGGTGGCCTTGCGGGCCGCCGCCAGCACCGGTGCGGAGATCAGCCGCGACGACTCGGTGTCGATGGTGAACCACTTCGCGCCCTCCTCGCCCTTGCGGGCCAGGTAGAGCGGCGCGTCGGCGACCAACACGGCCGACGTGGACGAGTACACCTTCGGGGTGCGCGCCATCCAGGCGACGCCGACGATCGCGCCGGCCACGGCACAGACGACGACCGCTGCCAGCCCCCGGCGCATCGCGCGCAGGTAGGCGGACAGTTCGATGGCGTCGTCGCGCGCCGGCCGGCTGGTCCTCACAAGCGCCAACTCGGGGTCGTGCCGAGGATCGTGGTCAGCTCGGCGTCGGAGGACTCGAACCCGGCCAGCAGTTCCGTCCGCAGCCCGGCCGGCATCGGCTTGCTCGGCCGCGCGTTCGCCTGCTCGACCTTGGCCGGGTGGTGGACCGGCAGACCGAGCCACTCCTGCAACCGGGCGAACTGTTCGACCGGCTGGTCGAAGAACCGGTTCGCGTCGATCACGAACACCTGCTCCGGCGACAACGCCTGCTGGAACCGGACGATCTGCTCGGCGTACCGGCCGCGGCCGACGTACGCGTGGTGCCGGTGGTGGAAGCTCAGGTACGCCGGGTCCTCGCGCATCCGCTCGACCTCACCGGACAACCGGGCCGGCTCGAGCGCGAGCGCGGTCTCGAAGTCCTCGGTCTCGAACCCGCGGGCCCGCTCGTGCTTGTACGCCGAGAACGCCCGCTCGACCGGGTCCCGGACCAGGACGACGATCTTCACGCCGGGCAGGTGCGCCGCGATCCGTTCCGGGGCGAGCGGGTGGAACAGGTAGTACCCGCTGCTGTCGAACGTCATCGGCGCCCCGGTCCGCCGGGTCCGCGCCGCCGCCACGGCCGCCACCGGGAAGTGGCCCTGGTACCACGACCAGGGCCGGTCGTAGCCGATGTCGAAGTACCCGATGCCCTTGTGGAACAGGGGTCTGACGATCGCGGGGTGGTCGACCAGCAACCGGTACAGCGTGGTGGTGCCGCAGCGCTGGGCGCCGACGACGAGGAAGTCCGGCAACATCCGGACGCCCGAGGTGGCCCGGCCGACGGCGCGGGTGGCCTTGCGGATCGCCTCCTGGGTCCCGTCCGGGACGATGTCGCGGGTGGACCGCAGGACGGCGGTGCGCTTGGCGGTCAGGCCGGTACTGGTCATCGGGTGGCTCCCTTCGGCGCCGGGGCGGTGATCCGCCGGCTGTGCCGGGTCAGTGCGTCGAGCACGGTGCGGGTGGTCGGGCGCAGTACCTCGCCCTGCGGGCCCTGACTCCCGATCAGGTAGCGCGCGGCGAGTGAGGCGAGATAGAGGACCGCGGTCAGGTCCTGCAGGGTCGGCGAACAGTCCGGGTGATGGGTGTACGGACTCGCGAGCGCGGTGTCGACCACGCTGTCCGAGAAGCCGGCGGCCCGGGTGCTGGTGTGCAGCACGTAGTGGATCCGGTCCAGCCCGGCCGGTACGCCGGTCGCGAACCGCTCCCAGTCCCACAGCTGCAGGCGGCCGCGCCGGTGGCCGAGATTCCACGGTGCGAAGTCTCCGTGCCACGCCGTCATCCGGATCGCGGTGTCACCGTGCCCGGCCTCGATCCGCGCGAGCGCCTCCCGGTACGCCGTGCGCTGCCAGTCGTCCTCGATCCGCTTCGCCGTGCCGACCAGGTCGGCCCAGTACACCGTGCCGCCGAGTGCCTCGGATCCCTCGTCGAACTGGTCGTACAACTCGTCGAGCGGTGCGAGCGGTGGTTGCAGCAGCGGACCACCGGCCGGGCGGATCGCGGTGTCGAGGGCCGAGATCACCAACAGTTCAAGGCCTTCCCAGGTCCCCAGGTGCAGCAACTCCGGGAGTTCGAGCAGCCGCCAGTCGTGCTGACCTAGACGAGCCAGGTTCGCGCCTTCCTGCTGGACCAGGCCGGTGGTGAGTTCGGAGTCGCCGACCTTGACGTAGGCGATGCAGCGGCCGCGTCGGTCGAACACCTGCAGGATCGGCTTCTGGTTGGCGCGGAGCGAGCCGACGCCCAGCCCGACCACGACCTCGGTCCCGAGCACCGTGGACAGGTGCTGCTCGATCGTGTCGCCCGGAATGCCGACCGGTGTCATCCGGATCCGGTCGGCGAGCAACCGCTCCGCCCCGACCCGCAGGCCGACCGAACCGGCCAGCCGGATCACCCGCTCCTTGGTGGACAGGGCGCGGCTGAACCGGCGCAGTCCGCTCGCGGCCGCGGCCGGATGTCCCGCCGGTACGAGCAGCCGGGGCGACGCGCTCGACGGGACGAAGATCAGTTCCCGATCGGCGGACCGGCGGCCGTGGACCAGGTCGACCGCGTGCCCGGGCCAGAGCCGGGAAACCGTGCTCAGCAAGCGATCCACGGTGGCATCGGCAGCGGAGGTCATCGGGCCGCCACCCCCAGCTGCGCCTCGCGATCCGTCCGCCACATCAGCCCGAGCGCGATCATCAGCGTGAACAGGGGAGACCCCAGCGTGTCGTAGACCATGATCTCGATCAGGAAGAACAGCAGCACCGCGAGCCCGATGATGGTGACCGGTTCGCGGCTGCGGACGTGTCGGGCGAACCGGACCAGGAAGAAGGCCAGGAACAAGAAGGTCCCGAGCAGGCCCTGCGCGAACACGACCAGCCACAGGTGTCCCTGGGTCCCGAACGGCGGCACCGCGCACGCCGGGCAGCCCAGCGTCGCGCCACCGGCGATCGACCCGAAGCTGCCCTCCACGTCCCGGGTGTTGCCGAAACCGATCAGCGGTGAGCCCTTGACCGTCGACTCGACCGTCTTGAACGCGAGCTCGCCGCGCCGGTCGTTGCTGTGCTGGTGGGCGAACCGTTCGCTGATCATGCCGGGCAACGGCGAGATCAGGATCGCCACCACCGCGATCGCGGCGACCGGGGCGAGCCAGACGACGGCGTTGAAGCCGCGCAACCGGATCACCTGCACCACGGCGTACAGCGCGCCGACGACCAGGACGCCCCACAGGCCGCGATTGAGCGAGTACACGACCGGGACCGCGGCGACCGCGAGCACCGGCCAGCCGGCGATCCGGCGCCAGCCCGCGTCCTTGCTGAACCAGGAGTACAGGAAGAACGGCAGGAAGAAGGAGAGGTTCGCGCCCCAGGAGTTCGCGTACGCGAAGGGCGCCCGGGGGCGTGGCTGGGCGAACCCGAGCACGTTCTGGATGTCGGCGGTCGCCGGGTGGATCAGCGCGTGCAGGAACCGGTTGTTCGCCACGGACTTCGGCAGCACCAGTTCGAGCAACGAGCTGAACTCGAGGTGCGGCATCAGCACCCCGAGCAGGCCGCCGAACGCGGTCACCACGAACATGTACGCGAGCAGCCGCACCACCTTGCCGGTCGGCAGGTCCTTGGAGCTGGTGTTGCCGACGTACAAGAGGACGACGGTGACCGCGAGGTACCAGCAGAGCCGGTAGCAGAAGGTCAGCAGCGAACCGCCGAGCGGGCCGGTGGTACTGAACGGTGCGTCGGTGGTGAGCATCGTGCCGCTGACCAGAACGACCACCAGGAAGCCGATCCACCAGCCGAAGCCGCGCGGTGCGAGGACGGTCCGGCGGCTGATCAGCGACCAGGCCATCGGGATCGCGGCGAGGAAGAAGGCGAAGTCGGCGATGCCGAGCACCCACCACAACGGGAAGCCGAGGAAGAGCGCGGACAGCGGCCAGCTCGCGGACCAGCGACGACGCCGGCGCGGCGCCACGGCCGCGCTGACAGCGTCAGTGGACGCGACAATGTTGTGTGACGACAACTGGATTCCCCCACCCGTTGCTCCCGAGCACGCGCTGAGCCCCCCGGCCCGCGTGCTCTCCCCAGACGAGGATAGGTGAAGGGATACGGATCGCCAATGATCGGTGACGATTTCTGCACCTGTCCGTGACGACCGGGTGGACTTCCCCTCGGGAGCGGGGCCGAAACCGTCACTTTCGGTGATCTGGGCGTGGCCTGAAGTTCTTTGTAACGCGATTTGCTTCCAGGGGCCCGGTTTATGCCTTGCAGGGACTGCCGGGCCGTGCTCCGAGGGTGTTTACTGTCCGTCCAAGGGGACCTGGAGGGCTGGGGGGCTGCGCCAGGCATCGGGTGTGTCCGTTCGGCGGGTCGCGAGGCCGTCCGGGTGGGGGGAGTACGACTGTGCGCAAGACGCTTTTGTGTGGGCTCACGGCGCTGGTGACGGCGCTGGCGGGCTGGCTGGTCCTGGTGGGACCGCCGGCGGACGCCGTCCAGGTCAGCCAGGACCGGGTGGTCAGCGACGATCCGGCGAACTGGACGCCGAACGTGCTGGACGGGTCGGTGAAGTCGATCCAGCAGTTCGGCAACCGGATCCTGATCGGCGGCGTGTTCAGCCAGATCCAGTCCCGCGACGGCACCACCACCTACACCCGGAACAACCTGGCCGCGTTCAACGCGACCACCGGTGAGATCGACGCGACGTTCGCGCCGAACCCGGACGGCGAGGTGACCACGATCATCCCGTCCGGCGACGGCACCACCGCGTACGTGGCCGGATACTTCAACAACATCAGCGGGGGCGGGTCCGCCAGCCTGGCGAAGATCAACGTGACCACCG encodes the following:
- a CDS encoding glycosyltransferase family 2 protein; protein product: MTTPPAPHSTASPPVSVVVATRNRPELLRKALTSIAVQDYAGPIELVVVYDQSEPETGLGADLPLTGQAGERTVRVVTNTRNPGLAGARNSGVTASAGELLAFCDDDDSWQPDKLRSQVTMLTLSDAGLSVCGIRITIGDQTHIRIPAPADVTVDELARRRVMEAHPSTVVVTRAAFDRIGWVDEDLPGGYAEDYDWMLRALAAEKVAVVSKPLVEVLWHPGSFFTTRWAVIIEALDYMVDKHAVIRNSPRGLARIYGQKAVAYAALRRRTDSSRWALRALRLAPGEKRGYLALAIASGVVPANRVLQWANARGRGV
- a CDS encoding sulfotransferase family protein, which encodes MTSTGLTAKRTAVLRSTRDIVPDGTQEAIRKATRAVGRATSGVRMLPDFLVVGAQRCGTTTLYRLLVDHPAIVRPLFHKGIGYFDIGYDRPWSWYQGHFPVAAVAAARTRRTGAPMTFDSSGYYLFHPLAPERIAAHLPGVKIVVLVRDPVERAFSAYKHERARGFETEDFETALALEPARLSGEVERMREDPAYLSFHHRHHAYVGRGRYAEQIVRFQQALSPEQVFVIDANRFFDQPVEQFARLQEWLGLPVHHPAKVEQANARPSKPMPAGLRTELLAGFESSDAELTTILGTTPSWRL